GACAGGTAGCGCTCACCGTGTTGCAGGCGATAACTATCATCTTCACTGCCTGCTTCATGAGAAAATTGACGCCCTCGAAGGCAAATCGGGTTATGGTCTCTTTTGACTTGGAGCCGTATGGAACCCTCGCCGTATCTCCGAAGTACACCAGGTTCTCGCCGGGCAAATGGTTCATTATTTCCCGCGCTACGGTAAGGCCCCCGATACCGGAATCAAAAATTCCTATGGGCCTTTCGTTTGTATCCATCGTTCCCACCTCTTTGCATGCCTGTAAATATATTTACAGTTTACACCAAAAATAAAATGATTACAACGGCGAAAGCTCCCATAAGGAGTCCCCGGTGGCCACGTAAAGGTTCAGCCGGGCCTGAGCAAGACAAGTTATTTTTTCCCCTTCGAAGTATGTCTTCGCTTCCCGCCCGGCGGGGTCCAGCGCAAAGAGACCGGAGTCGGTTCCTATAAATACCGCATCTTTACAGACAATGGGCGGCATTGTGGGAGCGGCTTTTATTTCTTTTTCCCACTTCAACCTCCCGTCGTTGGGGTCCAGGGCCATGATTATGCCGCTTAAGGTTACTGTTATCAAGCTGTCTTTACAAAAAGCCGGCGGCATTATTTCCTCCGCAAACTTTTTCTTCCACAGGATTTGACCGGTGAGGGCGTTTAAGGCGTAAAGGCCCGCATCCCGGGTTACCGCAAATACTCTGCCCTCGAAGACCGCCGTCGGGTCCTTGACCGGTTCGGCGGTCCTTGCTTTCCAGTAGAGCAGGCCCTTTCCGTCCAGGCAGTAAATGTGCCGGTCGTAAGAGCCGAAATAAACCAGGTCGTAGGCCGCGGCCGGGGGCGAACATACGGCGCTGCCGGTCCTGTAGCGCCAGAGCGTCTCTCCCCTTCCGTCTAAGGCGTAAATCGATCCGCCGGTTGAAGCTGCGTAGATGATACCCCGGCATACCGCCACCGGGGAGGCGAAGTGATCCCGGTCTATCTTATTTTGTATTTTGCCGGAATGGGCGTCGACCACAACCAGCTCGCCGGCGGGAATCAGAATAAAGTCGGAGGTCACCGTAGCGCATGAGAGGGGTGTGAAATCCTTATTTCTCCAGAGCACTTTTCTTTTCTGCAGGTCCAAGGCTTCAAGGTAACCTCCGGCGGCGATATAAAGCACATTCCTGCGGGCGCTGAGGCTCACCGGTTCCTGTATTTTTCGTATTCTCGAGACTTTTAGATTATTTGACAGGGGAACGGGGGCGTAACCGGTATGGCAAAAATCCTTCTGGTACGTTAGCCATTCGCCGGCACCGCCTTTTTCAATTTCGCTCAAAATCTTAAAAAACTTTTCGCCGGCGATACCGGTGGGTTTATCTTTAAAATGGTGCTGAAACATCCTAACGGCGCGCTCGGTCTCCGGCCCGAATACGCCGTCCACCCTGCCGCAGTAAAGGCCCAACCACTTTAGGCCCTGCTGCAGCCGCCTTACATCGGTGCCCCTGATGTAAGGCTTCTTTTTTTTAAGTTCCCTGCTGCCCAGATCGACCTGAGGCAGCCTCACGCTATCACCACCTTCCGGCCGGAAAACGTGCATCCAGCCTTTGACGCAAGTTTTTTCCCATACTCTTAGCTTATTCATTGATAAATTATTTGGTGAAAAATAGAAAACCAGGGTTAAAAAACCCTGGTTGTGCGCCTTTTTCGGGAGTTCCGTTATTGGGTGTTGTTTCTGGCGTAGTCTTCCATGAGCATCCTCTCGGCTCGCTCAATGGCAAGTCTTACCAGGTTGCCGCAGTTTCTGGAAGACACGCCGCCCCAGCCCTCTCTCGCGACGATATCCGCCACCCCCATTTCTTTTGCAAGTTCGTACTTGAGGGCCTCAGACATCACGCCGCGTCGACGGGCCATAAAACTCCCTCCTTAAAATTTTTTACGCACACTATTATATTGCATTTTAACACAAAAATTTATGTTGCAAAAAATCAAGCATAATATCCATTTTTTTCTAAATATATAAGATATAAGCCTCTCAATCCTGGAGAGGCTTTAAGACTTTCATCTTGCCTGTCCGACCGTGCGGTAATACTTAACTTCCATGCCTTCCCGGTCGGCCAGCACTTTTATGAAGTTGGCCTCCGGGTCCTCGGTGCCCTGCAGGTGGCAGCCTTCGGCCTTCAAAGCTTTGGCGTATTCTATTATTTCCGCGGTTATGCGCTCGCCCGGGCATACTATTGGGATACCCGGCGGGTAGGCCATCAGCATTTCGGCGCTTATCTCGCCCTCGGACTCCTCCAGAGGCACCACCCTCTTGTCGCTGTAGAAGGCGAATCTGGGCGAAACCACCAGCTCCTGGTTTTCCGGCAGGCTGGCAGCTATTTTGATGACGTTCTTGCGCCCGTATTTTTGAGCTATATCCCTGATTGCATTGACGAGGGCTGTGAGGCTCTCCTCGTTGTCGCCAATGGCGCCAACCGCCAGCACGTTGTAAAGGTCCGACAGCTCCACCTGGATGTGGTATTCGTACTTGAGGATCTTTTCGACTTCAAAGCCGGAAAGCCCCAGCTCGCGCACGTTTATGGCAAGTTTGGTGGGATCGTAGGCGAAGCACCCTTCGGTGCCTTCCACTTCCCTTCCCACTACGTATATCCCTTCGATCCTGTTCATCTCCCGCCGGGCCCCTTCGCAGAGTTTTATGGTCCTGTCCAGCATTTCCCTGCCTTGGAGGGCGATCTGCTTGCGGGCCACGTCCAGCGAAGCCATCAGCGGGTAGGAAGGGCTCGTAGTCTGGGTCAGGTTCATGGCGGCCTTCACCCTCTTGTCGTCCACCAGCTTGCTCTTGACCAGGAGTATGGAGCTTTGGGTCATGGAGCCCACCAGTTTATGGACGCTGGCGGCGCTCATGTCGGCCCCGGCTTCCATGGCCGAAAGCGGCAGATCAGGGTGGAAGGCGAAATGAGCTCCGTGGGCCTCGTCCACTAGCACGGGCTTGCCGAAGGAATGAGCGATTTCGACGATTTCCCTCAGGTTCGAGGCAACCCCGTAATAGGTGGGATTTATTACAAAAACGGCTTTTGCGTTGGGGTGCTCCACCAAAGCACGCCTCACGCTTTCTGGCGTTATGCCCATTGCTATGCCAAGGTAGTCGTCGATAACCGGCTTTATATAAACTGGCCTCGCACCGCTGAGTATCAAAGCTCCCACCACCGAGCGGTGGGCGTTGCGCGGGATTATTATCTCGTCGCCGGGCCCGGCCACCGATAGTATCATGGCCTGAATGCCCGAAGTGGTGCCGTTTACCAGGAAGTGGGCGTGGTCGGCGCCGAAAGCGTCGGCTGCCAG
The DNA window shown above is from Thermosediminibacter oceani DSM 16646 and carries:
- a CDS encoding PQQ-binding-like beta-propeller repeat protein encodes the protein MRLPQVDLGSRELKKKKPYIRGTDVRRLQQGLKWLGLYCGRVDGVFGPETERAVRMFQHHFKDKPTGIAGEKFFKILSEIEKGGAGEWLTYQKDFCHTGYAPVPLSNNLKVSRIRKIQEPVSLSARRNVLYIAAGGYLEALDLQKRKVLWRNKDFTPLSCATVTSDFILIPAGELVVVDAHSGKIQNKIDRDHFASPVAVCRGIIYAASTGGSIYALDGRGETLWRYRTGSAVCSPPAAAYDLVYFGSYDRHIYCLDGKGLLYWKARTAEPVKDPTAVFEGRVFAVTRDAGLYALNALTGQILWKKKFAEEIMPPAFCKDSLITVTLSGIIMALDPNDGRLKWEKEIKAAPTMPPIVCKDAVFIGTDSGLFALDPAGREAKTYFEGEKITCLAQARLNLYVATGDSLWELSPL
- a CDS encoding small, acid-soluble spore protein, alpha/beta type, whose amino-acid sequence is MARRRGVMSEALKYELAKEMGVADIVAREGWGGVSSRNCGNLVRLAIERAERMLMEDYARNNTQ
- a CDS encoding aminotransferase class I/II-fold pyridoxal phosphate-dependent enzyme, which translates into the protein MKREEQQETPLFTALKKYVQDRTISFHVPGHKGGRGIPEFREFVGDNILAIDVTAGILELDNVCNPLGVIKRAEELAADAFGADHAHFLVNGTTSGIQAMILSVAGPGDEIIIPRNAHRSVVGALILSGARPVYIKPVIDDYLGIAMGITPESVRRALVEHPNAKAVFVINPTYYGVASNLREIVEIAHSFGKPVLVDEAHGAHFAFHPDLPLSAMEAGADMSAASVHKLVGSMTQSSILLVKSKLVDDKRVKAAMNLTQTTSPSYPLMASLDVARKQIALQGREMLDRTIKLCEGARREMNRIEGIYVVGREVEGTEGCFAYDPTKLAINVRELGLSGFEVEKILKYEYHIQVELSDLYNVLAVGAIGDNEESLTALVNAIRDIAQKYGRKNVIKIAASLPENQELVVSPRFAFYSDKRVVPLEESEGEISAEMLMAYPPGIPIVCPGERITAEIIEYAKALKAEGCHLQGTEDPEANFIKVLADREGMEVKYYRTVGQAR